The Bacteroidota bacterium genome segment ATACATTTTCAACGGCCAATATACCGCCGGTAATTACGCTGCACGATGCGTCGGGAAAACAGATCAAGGAACTGGTAAACAACGAAAACCTGCGCCAGATTACGGCCATCTACGGTTTTGCAAAGAAGGAGTTCTTTGAAATCACCAACGCCGAAGGCATCAAACTTCAGGCATGGATGATTAAGCCGAACGATTTTGACCCGAAGAAAAAGTACCCTGTGCTGATGCACGTGTACGGCGGCCCCGGCCACAATACGGTAAACGACCAGTGGGAACGCGGCGATTTTTACTGGCACCAGTTCCTTGCGCAGCAGGGCTACATTGTGGTATCGGTTGATAACCGCGGCACCGAATATCAGGGGGCGGCTTTCAAAAAAGCCACCTACGGCAAAATGGGCGAACTCGAAAGTGCCGACCAGATAAGCGCCGCAAAATGGTTGCAGCAGCAGCCTTATGTGGATGCAAACCGCATCGGCATTCAGGGCTGGAGCTATGGCGGATACATGTCGAGCCTTTGCCTGGCGGTGGGCGCCGATATTTTTAAGCTGGCTATTTCGGTAGCGCCCGTAGCTAACTGGCGTTACTACGACTCAATTTACACCGAGCGTTACATGGGTCTGCCCAAAGACAACGGCAAAGGTTACGATGCGTTTTCGCCCACCAACAACTTGCAGAAGATAAAAGGCAAACTCCTGCTCGTTCATGGCACAGCCGATGATAACGTGCATTTTCAGAATTCGGTGGAGATGGTGAATGCGTTGGTGAAAAGCAATGTCCAGTTCGACTTCTTTATGTTCCCCGATAAAAATCATGGCATTTATGGAGGTAACACCCGTCTCTATCTGTTTACCAAAATGACCGATTACCTGAAAGCCAATCTGTAAGTAGTGAAAAGTATGCAGTGATGTGTGTATAGTGAAAAGCGAAGTGGTGCAATTTTCTGGGATAAACTGCTGATTTTCTGTCTTTGACGGAAAGAACAGCGGTTCCGGGGCAAAAAAACCAATCAAGCTATGCTTTACACTCACCACTATTTCTATCTTCGCAATTCATCATTGTTTAACATTACTGCTCAGATATGACTGACACAACCTCTAAAGGCCATCCCAAAGGGCTTTATCTGCTGTTTGCCACCGAAATGTGGGAGCGCTTCAATTTCTACGGAATGCGCGCCATTCTTTCGCTGTTTCTGATTAATGCGTTAGCGTATTCAGATGCCGAATCTTCTGTTATTTATGGTGGTTTTCTTGGTCTTTGCTACTTAACCCCGATGCTTGGCGGATTTATTTCCGACCGCTATCTGGGCAACCGTGCGTGCATTCAGCTGGGCGGTTTAACAATGGGTCTGGGACAGTTGCTGCTGTTTGTTTCGGCTTCGCTCTATGCTTCAAACCTCGAAACAGCCCGAATGGTTATGTGGGTTGCATTGGGTGTAATTATTATGGGTAACGGCTTTTTCAAACCCAACATTTCATCCATGGTGGGCAGCCTTTATCCCAAAGGCGATAACCGTCTTGACTCAGCCTTCACCATTTTCTACATGGGTATCAACCTCGGCGCACTTATTGGTAATGCAATTTGTTCGATTGTAGGTGATGTGAAAGTGGATGGCGTGCGCGATATTTCGGCCTTCAAATGGGGATTCCTTGCGGCAGGTTTGGCCATGTTCCTCGGGGTAATTATTTTCTATGTGTGGAAAAACAAATTCATCCGCACACCCGAAGGAAACCCGATTGGCGCCCGTCCTGATCACAAAAATACACCCGCTGCCGAACAGGCCAAGTTTGCTCCGACAAGCATTGCACTCTGGGCCGGTATTGCAATTGTTCTGATCAATGTATTTCACTTTTTGGTAGGTCAGAACTGGATTTACTCGTTCATTTACAGCAGCGGTCTTGCGCTTGCCGGATTGATCATTACCGATAAATCGCTCACCAAACAGGAACGCGACCGTATTTCGGTAATGTATATGGTAGGATTCTTTGTAATCTTCTTCTGGGCTTGTTTTGAGCAGGCCGGTTCTTCGCTCACCTTCATTGCCGATAAGCAAACAGACACTACGCTGCTTGGCTGGACCATGCCGCCCACACTGGTGCAGAACTTCAATGCTATTTTCGTAATTGCGCTGGCGCCAATTTTTAGTGTATTGTGGATTATGCTGAACAAGCGTAACCTCGAACCCATTTCTCCTGCCAAGCAGGCTATTGGTCTTGCCATTCTTTCGCTGGGCTATCTGGTTATAGCCTTCCAGGTGCGCGATCTTGGCGGTGCAAAACTTGGTGTGATCTGGCTTATTGTAATGTATCTGCTTCACACCATCGGCGAACTTTGCCTCTCGCCCATTGGTCTTTCGCTGGTAGCCAAATTGGCTCCGGCCCGTTTCTCATCGCTGCTCATGGGTGTATGGTTCCTTTCAAACGCATCAGGTTATGCGCTGGCTGGTACTTTGGGAGCACTCATCCCGCAAGGTCCCGGCGAAATTGCTGCGGCTTCAGAAAAAGGTATTGATCTGGTGGCTGTTCTCAACAAAACCATTACGCCTACTGCCGAACAGCTTGCCACGCTCAAGGAACTCAAAATTTCCAGTGTTTATCCGAGCTTTGCCGGCTTCGAACTTCATAACCTGTATGAGTTTTTCATGGTATTCGTTATTCTCTCGGGCGTTGCAGCCGTACTGCTGTTTGCGCTTGTGCCGCTTATGAAAAAACTCATGCACGGCGTTCGCTAATACATTACACACAAACACACGTAAACAGCCACGTCAGAAGTAATTCACGTGGCTGTTTTATTACCTGGTTAAACAATGAGCAATGTTTTCAAGCCTTATGTAAACGATGGCACGCTGATGGCCGAGTTTACGCCCCGTGCCATTATTCTTGGCTGCATCTTCGGCGTATTGTTTGGCGCGGCCAATGTGTATCTGGCACTGAAAGCCGGACTCACAGTGTCGGCATCCATTCCCATTGCCGTAATGGCTATTTCCATTGGCCGTAAAGCGTTGCGCACCACCATTCTGGAAAACAACATTATCCAGACCACCGGTTCGGCGGGCGAATCCATTGCTTCAGGCGTGGTGTTTACCTTGCCTGCATTCCTTTTCCTCAGTGCGGATGCCAGCGGGGAAGTGTTTTTCAATTACTGGACCATTTTTGCGCTGGCCGTAATTGGCGGTTTGCTTGGCACGCTGATGATGATTCCGCTGCGCCGCTCGCTCATTGTACAGGAGCACGAAACACTTCCCTACCCCGAAGGCACGGCCTGCGCGCAGGTGCTCATTGCCGGCGACAAAGGCGGGCAGTTTGCACGCACGGCTTACCTTGGTCTGGCCGCTGCCGGTGTGTATGCCCTGCTGCAAAAATTCTTTCACTTTATTGCCGATGTACCCGGCTATCTGGTGAGTCAGACCAACAAATTCATGCCCTCGGCCCGCATTGATGCAGAGATTACGCCCGAGTATCTTGGCGTGGGCTACATTATCGGGCCGCGTATTTCGGGGCAGCTGGTGGCGGGCGGTGTGCTGGCCTGGCTGGCGTTGATTCCGCTGCTGGCGTTCCTTGTGCCGGCCGATGTAATTGCCGCGCAGCTGGTAAAACTCGGCTACCTCGAAAGCCTTACCACAGCTGGCGGTGCTGGCGGCTGGGATCCGCTTACCCACCATTTTGCCGATACTGCCGAGGCGGTGTACAAAGCCTTTGTACGCCAGATTGGCGCGGGCGCGGTGGCAGCGGGTGGCTTCATTACGCTTTTCAAAACATTTCCTACCATTGTTCGCTCCTTCCGCCAAAGCCTCGCAGCCATCCGCGGCGGAAAGGCAAACACCGAAACCCGCCGCACCGAAAACGATCTTTCTATCAAGGTAACGCTCTACGGCTGCCTAGCACTGGTGGCACTCATTACCGTGCTGCCTGTAATTCCGGGCGATACACTGCTCGGTAAACTGCTTATTGGCATCCTCGTAATTGTATTCGGCTTTTTCTTCGTCACCGTATCAAGCCGCATTGTTGGCATTATCGGCAGCAGCAACAGTCCGGTGTCGGGCATGACCATAGCCACCATTATGGGTACGGCCCTGGTGTTTATTGCCTTTGGATTAACCGGCAAAGCCTATGAGCCCATGGTGCTGGTGGTGGGCGGACTGATTTGCATTGCGGCGGCCAACGCGGGCAATACGTCGCAGGATCTGAAAACAGGCTTTCTCATTGGCGCCACGCCGCGTGCCCAGCAGCTTGCATTGTTTATTGGCGCCATCGTATCCACATTTGTGGTCGGTTTTGTTGTGCATCTGCTCGATACGCCCACAGCTGCACAGCAGGCTGAAGGAATTAACCACGCCATAGGCAATACGTACGCTGCACCGCAGGCTACACTTATGGCTACGCTCATTAAAGGCTTGCTCGGCAACGGCCTCGACTGGCAGTATGTAATGGTGGGCGTGTTTCTGGCCGTTACGGTGGAGCTTTGCGGGGTAAACGCGCTTTCATTTGCCGTAGGTGCTTACCTGCCGCTTTCCACCACACTGCCCATATTTGCCGGTGGCTGCGTAAAAGGTGTGGTTGACTGGAACGCCAAACGTAAAAAGCAGGAACCCGAAGAAGGCGAACTTGGCCGCGGCAGCCTCTTTGCCACCGGACTTGTGGCCGGCGGAGCACTTATGGGCGTACTGGCCGCCGCACTGAGTGTATGGCCCGCCAGTGCTGATGTACTTGCGAAACTCGACCTGTCGGAAAGTATGAAAAATGCTTTGGGCAGCGGCGGTTATATGCTGCTGGGGGCTTTGTGCTTTGTGGCATTGGGTGTTATCCTGTTCCGCGTGGCCGTTAAAAAAGATGCGCACAAGGAGTAAAGCCGGCTACAGGCTTTTTTCGTACCTTGTAGTAATAAAACAGGCTCGGTTTTTGCAAACAAACTGTATGATGAAGATGAAACTGAACAAATTTCGCCTTGTATTGCTGGCCGGTGCGGCCTCTGCACTTACACTTACTGCTTTTACGCTCAATAATCATCCGCAGCAAACACCCGCCGCCAAACCACAAACTGCCACTGCCGCACACGTAGAATGGATTTCGATTGAAGAAGCCCAGAAACGCTGCGAAAAAGAACCTCGCCGCATTTTTATCGACTTCACCACAAGCTGGTGTGGCTGGTGTAAGGTGATGGATCAGAACACGTTCTCAAACCCGGTTATTGCGGCTTACATGAACAAAAACTTCTACTGCGTAAGTTTCAATGCCGAAACCAGCGATACCGTAACCTTCAACGGCCAGCAGTTTTTTAACCGCAATCCCGGCACACCACGCAGTCCGCACGATTTTGCCATAGCCGTACTGCGCGGACAGATGTCATACCCCAGCTACGGCATCTTCAACAAAGCACGCAACTCGGTGTCTATTCTGCAGGGCTACATGGCCCCCGAACAGTTTGAACCTTACCTGCACTACTACGCCGAGGAAAAAGAAAGCGTAATGGCCTATGCCGACTTTCTCAAAACCTTCAAAAGCGAATTACCACCGGCTCCGCAAAACAAAACCGCCGCACCCGGCCATTAATCACACGCCCCCACTCACATGACAGAGCAGGAAAACACCAGCGTACCTACCCTCCCTGATCTGAAAAAGCGCATTGAAGCCATCCTGAAAATGCGCGACTATACCTACACCGCCCTTGTCGATCACATTGGCACCACTGAACGCGAGCTCGATAACGCGCTTGCGCAAAGCACCATTGAAATACGCACCCTCGAAAAAATTTCAAAGGCACTGCGCATTCCGCTCTACAGTTTTTTCAGAAACAGCGAGCAATCAGGCGATGAAAATCCGCACAACTACTACAACGTAAACATCTGGGCGCCCGAAGAAATCCAGCTTCGTACCGAAAATGAAAACCTGCGCCAGGAAGTGGATCGCCTGCGTTTGGAGGTGGCTAAGAAGGAAATTCTGATTCAGGGATTGGAAGAACAGTTGAAAGCGAAGACGTGAGGTAATTCATTTACACTATATGAGTATTATGAGATATGTAGTGATAAAAACTATCTTTATAGCTTGGAAGCATTTCCAAAACTAACAGAATTATTTAATTGCTAAAAAATTCAAGGCTTGAAATTGACTTCCTTAGCGGTCAATCGTTATTGAGATAAATATAGTTATTGCAATGTTCAGAAAAAACAATAACCTAAATTTGGCCTACTTTGTGAAATAGGTCAAGTTTTGTATGTAGAAAATGAGCCGTTGCTAACTAAAATAAAACCAGATGAGAAATAGCGGTATTAAGAAACAGAAATACAAGATTACAACCGTTGAACAGGCAAAGACTGTTTCTCGTAATTTCTTGAAAACAATAGAACTCGATAAAGCTATTGACTTTGGACTTCCAGAAATAGATGACAGATATCACATTTGGAGAGTTCCGGTTAAATCGAAGAGTAACGAAAATATCGGCGAGATTGTTATTGATGCATTTACGACATTAATTATCGAGAAAAAGACAACCAATAAGAAAGTTCTCGAATCAAGACTCTTGGGAAGAAAAAATGGCACAGAAGTAAAAAACAAAGGAAATAATATCCCGAAAATTTCAAATCTAAGAAATACAATCGGTCTAGGAGACTGCGAAATTCTATTAAAAGAAACTCCAAGCGAATCGATTGATTTGGTTTTTACTTCACCTCCGTATTACAATGCCAGACCTGAATACGTTGAATATTTATCTTATGAAGAATATCTGCTAAAAATCAGAAAAATCATTCATCAAGCTCACAGGGTTTTGAATGAAGGGCGATTCTTCGTAATAAATATTTCACCCGTTCTAATAAGACGTGCTTCAAGAAATGAAGCATCAAAAAGGATTGCAGTTCCTTTTGACTTCCACAGAATATTCATAGAAGAAGGTTTTGAATTTGTCGATGATATTCATTGGGTTAAGCCGGAAGGTGCAGGATGGGCTACAGGACGTGGAAGAAGATTTGCCGCAGATAGGAACCCATTACAGTATAAACCAGTACCTGTAACTGAATACATTCTTGTTTATAGAAAACAAACAGATAAACTAATTGATTGGCACATTAGAAAGCATCCCGACCCAAACACTATTGAATCATCAAAAATTAAAGATGGTTATGAAACAACTAATCTTTGGAAAATACATCCATCATATAATAAGAAGCATCCTGCAGTTTTTCCCTTGGATCTTGCAGAAAAGGTAATCCAATATTACTCTTTTAAAAACGATGTAATTCTGGATCCATTCGCAGGAACAGGTACAACGGGAAAAGCAGCCGTAAAAAACGGTAGACGATTTGTACTTTTTGAACAAGAAGAAGAATATATGAATCTTATTAAAGAAGATGTGTTTAATTGGTTACAAAAGGATACAGAAAAAATAAATTGGATTAACACCGAAGCCCCAAAAAGCAGACAACGGTATTTAAATCTTTAAATATGAGTAATAAAAAATTGTTATCAAGTCAGATTCCTGAAATTGGACGTAACCTTACAAAATTCACTGGTAAGGAACTTATCGACAGAGTTGGAAATGATGTGATAAATGAAGTAGTAACATCAATATTATGTGGGGGGAATGTCAGAACTTTAACTGAAGGCTTAACTCAAAGACGAATATTAATTTCGAATGCTTCGCTTTTCCTTACATATCTTAAGGGCTCGAAGCTATTTGAAAATTTTGAGTCTAACTTCAATTCGATAATTATTAATGAACTCACTGAAAACAAACTAAAATCAGAAGAGAAAATTTTCCTTCAATGGTTCATTGGTTTGACTGGAAAAAGTATTCAAAATGTACTAAGGAGCAACCCTGATGAAATTGAAAAACATTTAAGAGAATTTGATGAACGATTGAAAGAATCGTCTGTTGAAATCATCAAAGAGATCGGTGATATTAGCACTACTATAACTATTGATAAAAGGAATTATCTTTTAAAGTGGCCATCTCTTCTAAAAATATTTTATGCTATTGGAACGCAAACTTTGGCAATTCGTGGAAGTGAAAAATCAATGTATGGAAAACTATTTGAGAAATTAATACTTGGATCTGTATTACAAATTCTTGGTTTTAAGCAAATTGACCCTAAAACTAGCAATCAATCAAAAATGGTATTTTGGCTTTCACAAAGAGAAAATAAGCGTGAAAGTGATGCAACTATTCTAATAAAACCAGGTATTGGAGCTAGATTTGACCTTGGTTTTATTGGACCAGGTAACAGTGAGATTTCTCTTGATAAAGTTTCTAGGTTTGAAAAAGAAATGAGCCATGGCAGGCAGCTCCACTATATGTCTACTATTATTTTAGTAGATAGAATTGGGGATGGGAGCAGAATTACAGAAATGGCTAAAGAAATAAATGGCACCATCATTCAAATGAGTATGACCTATTGGGTAAAAGAAGTGGCTCAAATTCTATCTGAAAAACTTGGCTTTAAACACCCTATTTTGAATATGAAAGCCGATCAAAGCATAGAGTTTATTGAGAGCGAAATGAAAGAGGTTGATCTTAAAAAATTCATGGATTAGAATATATCAGATATTAGATGTAAGTGTGCATCACCCCTTCAACACCTTCTCAAACACCCCAACCATTTTCCCCGCAATCACATCAAACGAATACTCCTTCACTACATCTTCATTCACCCGGTAAATTTCACCAAGCCGCTGCTTATTGTCGCAAAGTCCTTTAAGCGCAGCGGCAATGGCTGCTGCATCAAACGGATCTACGATAATACCCGTTCCTGCACTGCGTAAAATATCGGTACAGTCTGACGCGCCGGCCACGGCCAGCACGGGTTTACCGGTAGCCAGATATTCGTAAAGTTTGCCGGGAATGAATAGCGGACGCTGCCCGCTTTTTTCGGTTTCAAGCGGAAGAAAAAGCACATCGGCCTGTTGCAGTGTGTGCAGCGAATCGGCTTTGGCTTTGTAGCTTTCTATTTGCACACATGCCTCCACACCCATTTTTACAGCTTGTGCCGCTGTACGTTTATCAATCGCGCCCCAGAAATGCAGTGTTATTTTTTGCGCGTATTCAGGATGTTGCTGCAGCAAATGTTTCAGCCCCGCAAAAAGGTAATAGGCCGAACGGGTGCTGATATCAAGATTATCAACCTGATACGTGCCAAACATACGGCTGAGCAGGCTTTTTGAGGCATACTTCGCCGGATCGAAATACGCCAGACTGCCGGCATACGCAATAACCAGTTTATCAGTAGCCATTGGTAAGCACGGTTAAACGTTCGGGACTGATGAAACCTCGCTTGCGGTAAAGCGCAGCTGTTTCTGGTGTATTTACAATGAGCTGATCGGGCAACGAAAGCAGCTTCTCCTCTACCCTGCGCGAAATTTTCCAATGCAGTTTCGACGGCCATTGCCAGGCGTAGGCATCGGAATACGGATCGCGCAAATCAGCCACCCAGCGCAAGCCGTCTTTTTGCAAGGCACGCCCGGCAAAGAGCGCACTGTAAGGTCCGGAGCTGGTGTACACGAGTTTGATGCCATGTTCGCGCACCAGCTTTCGCGCCACAGGCAAAAGTCTGGCCGGCCAGCGGGCCGATGATTCATAAAGCCACGCATAACCGAAAAACCAGAAGAAACGATAAAGCCGCCACTTCATCATAAGGCGTTTAAATTTGCGTGGCTCACCGGTGGCTACACGAATTATCAATGCTTCGGGCGGAAGCTGTGCAAGCAGGCTTTCGTCAACTGCATACGGACCGCTGCGTACATCGTTTTCGGTAATCGTAATTACTATTGGACGGAAGCCGAGTGCGGGAAGTCTTTTTACCAGTTGCAGCGAACGGTGTGTGCCGGGCCCGCCCATGGGCGGAAAATGATGCGCAATGAACAACACCGGCTCCATGCTTCAGTTTTTTGAGTCGCCTGAAAACCGTTCGCGTATGCGGGCAAGGTAGCCGCTGGTGGAAAGTCCGTGGCTGCGGTCGGTATAATAAAAATCCATCGACAAATCAGCACCGGTAATGGGCTTTCCTTTGTAATCATCGCCCAGAAAGCGGATGCCGATATTTTTGGTCTTCAGTATTTCAAGCAGTTCGTCTTCGCTGCTGTAGGTCATTACTTCATCCACAAACTTCACGGCCTGCATAATTTTAACCCGTTCTTCGATTGTAAAAACGGGTTTGTTTTTGCCGGGATTGATTTGCGGATTGATGTTTTCGGCCGTGTTGAGCGCCACAATCAGGTAATCGCAATGTGCACGGCATTCTTCAAGCATGAGCACATGGCCTGCGTGAAAAAGGTCAAAAACGCCACATGTAAAACCAATTTTCATGCTTTGCCCAGTTCGTTTTTGAGATAATCGCTCAATTTATATCTTGGCTGCCAGCCTAATATTTCGCGGGCTTTTGCCGTGTCGGCATAGGTTACATCGGCTTCGCCTTCGCGTTTGGCAATGAATTCAATATTATCCGAAATCATTTTCGCCACGTCAAGCACGGCAAACGTATCGCCAAAGCCTACGTTAAATGCGGTGTTGAGTTTGTGCGGATGTGTGGCTGCCGCCAGATTAGCCAGCGCCAGATCATGCACATGGATGAAATCGCGGCGCTGTGTGCCGTTGCCGGTTACCAGCAAGGCCTGTCCGTTTTTATGGCGGTTCAGGAAAATGCCGATTACACTGCTGTATGCGTTAAATGCGTTGGCCGGATTGAAACTGCGCGGACCATACGGATTGAAATAGCGCAGCGTCACATAATTGAGCGGATAACGTTCGGCCAGAATTTCGAGATACTTCTCTACCTCGTATTTCTGAAACGCATACGGACTAAGGCATTTTACTGATTCGTTTTCGGTGGTGGGAATATGATCGGGTGTGCCGTAAATGGCACTGGAGCCGCTGTAAATAAGACGGGGATAATGATTTTCTTTAATCATTAATTCCACCAGATGCATAGCCCGCGTTACGTTTGCGGTAATGTGTTCGCCAATGTATTCGAAACTGGGCTGAATACGTGGCAATGCGGCCAGATGGAATACTTTGGTGTAAGGTTGAAGTGTGGTGAGTGTGGCAAGATCGGCTTCGGTAAATGTGAAGCGCGGATTGCCAAGTGCATGCGCAATATTGGCTTTTGTGCCTGTGCTCAGGTTATCAATTCCGTCGATCTGCCAGTTTGTTTCGGCCAGCAGCACATCGA includes the following:
- a CDS encoding peptide MFS transporter; the encoded protein is MTDTTSKGHPKGLYLLFATEMWERFNFYGMRAILSLFLINALAYSDAESSVIYGGFLGLCYLTPMLGGFISDRYLGNRACIQLGGLTMGLGQLLLFVSASLYASNLETARMVMWVALGVIIMGNGFFKPNISSMVGSLYPKGDNRLDSAFTIFYMGINLGALIGNAICSIVGDVKVDGVRDISAFKWGFLAAGLAMFLGVIIFYVWKNKFIRTPEGNPIGARPDHKNTPAAEQAKFAPTSIALWAGIAIVLINVFHFLVGQNWIYSFIYSSGLALAGLIITDKSLTKQERDRISVMYMVGFFVIFFWACFEQAGSSLTFIADKQTDTTLLGWTMPPTLVQNFNAIFVIALAPIFSVLWIMLNKRNLEPISPAKQAIGLAILSLGYLVIAFQVRDLGGAKLGVIWLIVMYLLHTIGELCLSPIGLSLVAKLAPARFSSLLMGVWFLSNASGYALAGTLGALIPQGPGEIAAASEKGIDLVAVLNKTITPTAEQLATLKELKISSVYPSFAGFELHNLYEFFMVFVILSGVAAVLLFALVPLMKKLMHGVR
- a CDS encoding oligopeptide transporter, OPT family; this encodes MSNVFKPYVNDGTLMAEFTPRAIILGCIFGVLFGAANVYLALKAGLTVSASIPIAVMAISIGRKALRTTILENNIIQTTGSAGESIASGVVFTLPAFLFLSADASGEVFFNYWTIFALAVIGGLLGTLMMIPLRRSLIVQEHETLPYPEGTACAQVLIAGDKGGQFARTAYLGLAAAGVYALLQKFFHFIADVPGYLVSQTNKFMPSARIDAEITPEYLGVGYIIGPRISGQLVAGGVLAWLALIPLLAFLVPADVIAAQLVKLGYLESLTTAGGAGGWDPLTHHFADTAEAVYKAFVRQIGAGAVAAGGFITLFKTFPTIVRSFRQSLAAIRGGKANTETRRTENDLSIKVTLYGCLALVALITVLPVIPGDTLLGKLLIGILVIVFGFFFVTVSSRIVGIIGSSNSPVSGMTIATIMGTALVFIAFGLTGKAYEPMVLVVGGLICIAAANAGNTSQDLKTGFLIGATPRAQQLALFIGAIVSTFVVGFVVHLLDTPTAAQQAEGINHAIGNTYAAPQATLMATLIKGLLGNGLDWQYVMVGVFLAVTVELCGVNALSFAVGAYLPLSTTLPIFAGGCVKGVVDWNAKRKKQEPEEGELGRGSLFATGLVAGGALMGVLAAALSVWPASADVLAKLDLSESMKNALGSGGYMLLGALCFVALGVILFRVAVKKDAHKE
- a CDS encoding DUF255 domain-containing protein, encoding MKLNKFRLVLLAGAASALTLTAFTLNNHPQQTPAAKPQTATAAHVEWISIEEAQKRCEKEPRRIFIDFTTSWCGWCKVMDQNTFSNPVIAAYMNKNFYCVSFNAETSDTVTFNGQQFFNRNPGTPRSPHDFAIAVLRGQMSYPSYGIFNKARNSVSILQGYMAPEQFEPYLHYYAEEKESVMAYADFLKTFKSELPPAPQNKTAAPGH
- a CDS encoding site-specific DNA-methyltransferase gives rise to the protein MRNSGIKKQKYKITTVEQAKTVSRNFLKTIELDKAIDFGLPEIDDRYHIWRVPVKSKSNENIGEIVIDAFTTLIIEKKTTNKKVLESRLLGRKNGTEVKNKGNNIPKISNLRNTIGLGDCEILLKETPSESIDLVFTSPPYYNARPEYVEYLSYEEYLLKIRKIIHQAHRVLNEGRFFVINISPVLIRRASRNEASKRIAVPFDFHRIFIEEGFEFVDDIHWVKPEGAGWATGRGRRFAADRNPLQYKPVPVTEYILVYRKQTDKLIDWHIRKHPDPNTIESSKIKDGYETTNLWKIHPSYNKKHPAVFPLDLAEKVIQYYSFKNDVILDPFAGTGTTGKAAVKNGRRFVLFEQEEEYMNLIKEDVFNWLQKDTEKINWINTEAPKSRQRYLNL
- a CDS encoding CfrBI family restriction endonuclease, with the translated sequence MSNKKLLSSQIPEIGRNLTKFTGKELIDRVGNDVINEVVTSILCGGNVRTLTEGLTQRRILISNASLFLTYLKGSKLFENFESNFNSIIINELTENKLKSEEKIFLQWFIGLTGKSIQNVLRSNPDEIEKHLREFDERLKESSVEIIKEIGDISTTITIDKRNYLLKWPSLLKIFYAIGTQTLAIRGSEKSMYGKLFEKLILGSVLQILGFKQIDPKTSNQSKMVFWLSQRENKRESDATILIKPGIGARFDLGFIGPGNSEISLDKVSRFEKEMSHGRQLHYMSTIILVDRIGDGSRITEMAKEINGTIIQMSMTYWVKEVAQILSEKLGFKHPILNMKADQSIEFIESEMKEVDLKKFMD
- a CDS encoding glycosyltransferase, whose translation is MATDKLVIAYAGSLAYFDPAKYASKSLLSRMFGTYQVDNLDISTRSAYYLFAGLKHLLQQHPEYAQKITLHFWGAIDKRTAAQAVKMGVEACVQIESYKAKADSLHTLQQADVLFLPLETEKSGQRPLFIPGKLYEYLATGKPVLAVAGASDCTDILRSAGTGIIVDPFDAAAIAAALKGLCDNKQRLGEIYRVNEDVVKEYSFDVIAGKMVGVFEKVLKG
- a CDS encoding glycosyltransferase, translating into MEPVLFIAHHFPPMGGPGTHRSLQLVKRLPALGFRPIVITITENDVRSGPYAVDESLLAQLPPEALIIRVATGEPRKFKRLMMKWRLYRFFWFFGYAWLYESSARWPARLLPVARKLVREHGIKLVYTSSGPYSALFAGRALQKDGLRWVADLRDPYSDAYAWQWPSKLHWKISRRVEEKLLSLPDQLIVNTPETAALYRKRGFISPERLTVLTNGY
- a CDS encoding adenylyltransferase/cytidyltransferase family protein is translated as MKIGFTCGVFDLFHAGHVLMLEECRAHCDYLIVALNTAENINPQINPGKNKPVFTIEERVKIMQAVKFVDEVMTYSSEDELLEILKTKNIGIRFLGDDYKGKPITGADLSMDFYYTDRSHGLSTSGYLARIRERFSGDSKN
- a CDS encoding NAD-dependent epimerase/dehydratase family protein, translated to MTERVLITGVAGFIGSNLLDVLLAETNWQIDGIDNLSTGTKANIAHALGNPRFTFTEADLATLTTLQPYTKVFHLAALPRIQPSFEYIGEHITANVTRAMHLVELMIKENHYPRLIYSGSSAIYGTPDHIPTTENESVKCLSPYAFQKYEVEKYLEILAERYPLNYVTLRYFNPYGPRSFNPANAFNAYSSVIGIFLNRHKNGQALLVTGNGTQRRDFIHVHDLALANLAAATHPHKLNTAFNVGFGDTFAVLDVAKMISDNIEFIAKREGEADVTYADTAKAREILGWQPRYKLSDYLKNELGKA